A genomic segment from Syngnathus scovelli strain Florida chromosome 3, RoL_Ssco_1.2, whole genome shotgun sequence encodes:
- the trpm3 gene encoding transient receptor potential cation channel subfamily M member 3 isoform X17: MNQLDAPRPINWTIRKLCHAAFLPSVRLLKAQKSWIERAFSKRECVHIIVSAKDPHRCCCGRLIGQHVGLPPGISSSHNDKAERPTKNDALSEKWSISKHTQLSPTDAFGTIEFQGGGHSNKAMYVRVSYDTKPDLLLHLMTKEWQLELPKLLISVHGGLQNFELQPKLKQVFGKGLIKAAMTTGAWIFTGGVNTGVIRHVGDALKDHASKSRGKICTIGIAPWGIVENQEDLVGKDVVRPYQTMSNPMSKLTVLNSLHSHFILADNGTTGKYGAEVRLRRQLEKHISLQKINTRIGQGVPVVALIVEGGPNVISIVLEYLRDTPPVPVVVCDGSGRASDILAFGHKYSEEGGIINESLRDQLLVTIQKTFSYSRTQAQHLFIILMECMKKKELITVFRMGSEGHQDIDLAILTALLKGANASAPDQLSLALAWNRVDIARSQIFIYGQQWPVGSLEQAMLDALVLDRVDFVKLLIENGVSMHRFLTLSRLEELYNTRHGPSNTLYHLVRDVKKREYPGFSWIYFKGNLPPDYRISLIDIGLVIEYLMGGAYRCNYTRKRFRTLYHNLFGPKRPKALKLLGMEDDMPIRRGRQKTTRKREEEVDIDLDDPEINHFPFPFHELMVWAVLMKRQKMALFFWQHGEEAMAKALVACKLCKAMAHEASENDMVDDISQELNHNSREFGQLAVELLDQSYKQDEQMAMKLLTYELKNWSNATCLQLAVAAKHRDFIAHTCSQMLLTDMWMGRLRMRKNSGLKVILGLLLPPSILSLEFKNKDEMSYMPQDQEAYLQEKEEEEPEKPVKEKEEEDMEFTAMLGKVATETSRKKDVEEVQKRHRLIPMGRKIYEFYNAPIVKFWFHTMAYVGYLMLFNYIVLVKMDLEPSAQEWIVIAYVFTNGIEKMREILMSEPGKLLQKVKVWLQEYWNITDLMAILIFSVGMVLRLQEPPLMNYGRVIYCVNIIYWYIRLLDIFGVNKYLGPYVMMIGKMMIDMMYFVIIMLVVLMSFGVARQAILNPNEDPSWMLARNIFFMPYWMIYGEVFADQIDPPCGQNITSEDGVVVALPPCKTGAWIVPAIMACYLLVANILLVNLLIAVFNNTFFEVKSISNQVWKFQRYQLIMTFHERPVLPPPLIIFSHITMVLKHLCCRWRKHDDDERDYGLKLFITEDELKKVHDFEEQCIEEYFREKDDRFHSSNDERIRGTSERVENMAMRLEEVNEREHFMKASLQTVDVRLAQMEELIGRIAVALERVTGVERGEVNKVRSRTSSDCTDSAYILRQGECADAAYILRQSSFNSTEGNTYRLQEALECTAEGSMSPPSPTGGAPRTRSHSFYVGGGRSGERVSAAERADSFFKERSLSLHRANSSQSVSSSAATKESKPLPLATLSVSQQHRPSSCIDIYVSTSEEAAPAEVFLESLRVVPPLQREASLQSDIAEAVLPGGRDLSSATTSGLGDRHSEGGAASSGTAGAVFDDSAAADLSLCSAHLLPDIGLPAWDADPSPPPSAGPLERSKSSRLLSAVGTSFLEEPTLVKSHSLMFTARSCYGGLGAGVQVKAAEYTSITDCIDTRCVSSPYTPIDRSHSPGGSTSFPFDKPSDMSSAHPEREAELSHTESDPEDLEELVPASDAPHPGTLGRPGGAPLCPPFSRLERANSCSSDDSHPSLTLAPPHRKSLSVSERMERGPGLGADRGPGPGGRGLAGTRNPFLRSKSGARPDAAKTDSLSMRKLAAPSAFRSFDRQNYT; the protein is encoded by the exons GCGCAGAAATCATGGATAGAGAGAGCGTTCAGCAAGAGAGAATGCGTTCATATCATTGTGAGCGCCAAAGACCCCCATAG GTGCTGCTGCGGTCGCCTGATAGGACAGCATGTGGGCCTTCCCCCCGGCATCTCATCCAGTCACAATGATAAAGCGGAACGGCCGACCAAGAATGACGCTCTGTCTGAGAAGTGGTCCATCAGCAAACACACTCAACTCAGCCCGACGGATGCGTTCGGCACCATTGAGTTCCAGGGAGGAGGACATTCCAACAAAGCCATG TACGTGCGAGTGTCTTACGACACCAAGCCGGACCTGCTGCTGCATCTGATGACCAAGGAGTGGCAGCTGGAGCTGCCCAAGCTTCTCATCTCAGTCCACGGGGGGCTGCAGAACTTTGAACTGCAGCCTAAACTCAAGCAGGTTTTTGGCAAAGGGCTCATCAAGGCTGCCATGACCACCGGAGCCTGGATCTTCACCGGAGGGGTCAatacag GGGTCATTCGCCATGTGGGTGATGCGCTAAAAGACCACGCCTCCAAGTCCAGAGGAAAAATCTGCACCATCGGTATTGCTCCCTGGGGCATCGTGGAAAATCAGGAGGATCTCGTCGGTAAAGAC GTGGTGCGTCCGTATCAGACCATGTCCAACCCGATGAGCAAGCTGACGGTTCTCAACAGCCTCCACTCGCACTTCATCCTGGCCGACAACGGCACCACGGGGAAGTACGGCGCCGAGGTCAGGCTGCGGCGACAGTTGGAGAAACACATCTCCTTGCAGAAGATCAACACGC GTATTGGCCAGGGCGTACCAGTGGTGGCTCTCATTGTGGAAGGAGGCCCTAATGTGATCTCCATCGTGTTGGAGTACCTCAGGGACACCCCGCCGGTCCCTGTAGTCGTGTGTGACGGCAGCGGAAGAGCCTCCGACATCTTGGCATTTGGTCACAAATACTCCGAGGAGGGAGG CATAATTAACGAGTCTCTGAGAGACCAGTTGCTGGTGACCATCCAGAAAACCTTCAGCTACAGCCGCACACAGGCCCAACATCTGTTCATCATCCTCATGGAGTGCATGAAAAAGAAGGAGCTG ATTACAGTCTTTCGAATGGGCTCCGAAGGTCATCAAGATATTGACCTTGCCATCCTCACCGCACTTCTAAAAG gcgCCAACGCTTCAGCTCCTGACCAGTTGAGTTTGGCTCTGGCGTGGAACAGAGTCGACATTGCCCGGAGTCAGATCTTCATCTATGGACAACAGTGGCCT GTTGGTTCCTTGGAGCAAGCCATGTTGGATGCCTTAGTTCTGGACCGGGTGGACTTTGTCAAGCTGCTGATTGAAAACGGAGTCAGTATGCATCGTTTCCTCACGTTATCCAGGCTAGAGGAGCTCTACAACACG AGGCACGGCCCGTCCAACACGCTTTACCACCTCGTCAGGGATGTCAAAAAG CGAGAATATCCAGGGTTCAGTTGGATCTACTTCAAG GGAAACCTGCCCCCAGACTACCGCATCAGCCTCATCGACATCGGACTGGTCATTGAGTACCTCATGGGCGGAGCTTATCGTTGTAACTACACCAGGAAGAGATTCAGGACTCTGTACCACAACCTTTTTGGACCCAAAAGG CCCAAAGCCTTGAAACTGCTGGGGATGGAG GATGACATGCCGATCCGTAGGGGCCGCCAGAAAACCACGCGCAAacgagaggaggaggtggacatCGATTTGGACGACCCCGAAATCAACCACTTCCCTTTCCCCTTCCACGAGCTGATGGTGTGGGCCGTGCTGATGAAGCGGCAGAAGATGGCGCTCTTCTTTTGGCAACACGGCGAAGAGGCCATGGCCAAAGCCTTGGTGGCGTGCAAACTGTGTAAGGCCATGGCGCACGAGGCTTCCGAGAACGACATGGTGGACGACATCTCGCAGGAGCTCAACCACAACTCCAG AGAGTTTGGCCAGCTGGCTGTGGAACTTCTGGACCAGTCCTATAAACAGGACGAGCAGATGGCCATGAAACTCCTGACGTATGAGCTGAAGAACTGGAGCAACGCCACCTGCctgcagctggcggtagcggccAAGCATCGCGATTTCATCGCCCACACTTGCAGTCAGATGTTGCTGACCGACATGTGGATGGGACGTCTGCGCATGCGGAAAAACTCGGGACTCAAG GTCATCTTGGGTCTGCTCCTGCCGCCGTCTATCCTGAGCCTGGAGTTCAAGAACAAAGACGAGATGTCGTACATGCCCCAGGACCAGGAGGCCTACTTACAGgaaaaggaggaagaagagccCGAGAAGCCCGTCaaggagaaggaggaagaagacATGGAGTTCACA gcGATGTTGGGGAAGGTAGCCACGGAGACGTCCAGAAAGAAGGACGTCGAGGAGGTTCAGAAACGTCACCGCCTCATCCCCATGGGACGCAAGATCTACGAGTTTTATAACGCTCCCATCGTCAAGTTCTGGTTCCATACG ATGGCCTACGTTGGCTACCTAATGCTATTCAACTACATTGTCCTGGTAAAGATGGATCTAGAGCCTTCGGCGCAAGAGTGGATCGTCATCGCTTACGTCTTCACTAACGGCATTGAGAAGATGAGAGAG ATCCTTATGTCAGAGCCAGGGAAGTTGTTACAAAAGGTCAAGGTGTGGCTTCAGGAGTATTGGAACATCACAGACCTCATGGCCATCCTGATATTTTCTGTCGGCATGGTTCTGCGTCTCCAGGAGCCCCCGCTCATGAACTATGGACGGGTCATCTATTGCGTCAACATCATCTACTGGTACATCCGGCTGCTCGACATCTTTGGTGTCAACAAGTACCTGGGTCCCTATGTGATGATGATTGGCAAGATG ATGATCGACATGATGTACTTTGTGATCATCATGTTGGTGGTGCTTATGAGCTTTGGGGTGGCACGGCAGGCCATCCTCAACCCCAATGAAGACCCCTCTTGGATGTTGGCACGCAACATCTTCTTTATGCCGTACTGGATGATCTATGGCGAGGTGTTTGCTGACCAGATTGACC CTCCCTGTGGGCAGAACATCACCAGCGAGGACGGAGTGGTGGTCGCTCTGCCTCCGTGTAAGACGGGCGCCTGGATTGTCCCGGCCATCATGGCCTGCTACCTGCTGGTGGCCAACATACTGCTGGTCAATCTCCTCATCGCTGTGTTCAA CAACACCTTCTTCGAGGTGAAGTCCATCTCCAACCAAGTTTGGAAGTTCCAGCGCTACCAGCTCATCATGACCTTCCACGAGCGTCCGGTCCTTCCTCCGCCGCTCATCATCTTCAGTCACATTACTATGGTTCTCAAGCACCTGTGTTGTCGCTGGCGCAAGCACGATGACGACGAGAGGGACTATGGACTGA AGCTTTTCATCACAGAGGACGAGCTGAAGAAGGTCCACGACTTTGAGGAGCAGTGCATCGAAGAATACTTCAGAGAGAAGGATGACCGATTCCACTCGTCCAATGACGAAAGGATCAGAGGCACCTCGGAAAG GGTGGAGAACATGGCCATGCGTCTCGAGGAAGTGAACGAGAGGGAGCACTTTATGAAGGCCTCGCTGCAGACCGTCGACGTCCGCCTAGCGCAAATGGAGGAACTGATCGGGCGAATCGCCGTGGCCTTGGAGCGCGTGACGGGCGTGGAACGCGGGGAAGTCAACAAAGTTCGATCAAGGACCTCGTCTGACTGCACCGACTCGGCGTACATCCTCCGCCAAGGGGAGTGCGCGGACGCCGCCTACATTCTTCGCCAAAGCAGCTTCAACAGTACCGAGGGGAACACGTACCGCCTGCAGGAGGCGCTGGAGTGCACCGCCGAGGGCTCCATGTCGCCTCCTTCTCCGACCGGCGGGGCGCCACGAACGAGAAGCCATTCGTTCTACGTGGGAGGCGGTCGCAGCGGCGAACGCGTCAGCGCCGCCGAACGAGCCGACAGCTTCTTCAAAGAGCGCTCGCTCAGTCTCCATCGAGCCAATAGCTCGCAGTCTGTGTCGTCGTCCGCCGCCACCAAAGAGTCTAAGCCCCTCCCCCTGGCGACGCTGTCAGTCTCCCAGCAGCACCGTCCGTCATCGTGCATCGATATCTACGTCTCGACTTCCGAGGAGGCGGCACCCGCCGAGGTTTTTCTGGAATCTCTGCGTGTGGTCCCGCCCCTCCAGAGAGAGGCGTCGCTGCAGTCCGACATCGCGGAGGCGGTGCTGCCGGGAGGCCGGGACTTGAGCAGCGCCACCACCAGCGGCTTGGGCGACAGGCACTCGGAAGGCGGCGCGGCCAGCAGCGGGACGGCCGGCGCCGTTTTTGACGACAGCGCGGCGGCCGATCTGTCCTTGTGCTCGGCCCACCTGTTACCGGACATCGGGCTCCCTGCTTGGGACGCGGACCCGTCGCCGCCCCCCTCGGCCGGGCCCCTGGAGCGCTCCAAGAGCAGCCGGCTCCTCTCGGCGGTGGGCACGTCCTTCCTGGAAGAGCCTACTTTGGTCAAGTCCCACAGCCTGATGTTCACGGCGAGGAGCTGCTACGGCGGACTGGGTGCGGGCGTCCAGGTCAAAGCTGCAGAGTACACCAGCATCACCGACTGCATCGACACCCGCTGCGTCTCCTCGCCGTACACCCCCATCGACCGCTCGCATTCCCCCGGGGGCTCCACGTCTTTCCCTTTTGATAAGCCCTCGGACATGAGCTCCGCTCACCCAGAGAGAGAGGCCGAGCTCAGTCACACGGAGTCTGATCCGGAGGACCTCGAGGAGCTCGTTCCGGCCTCGGACGCCCCTCATCCGGGGACCCTGGGCAGACCCGGCGGGGCCCCTCTCTGCCCACCCTTCTCCAGGCTGGAGCGAGCGAACAGCTGCTCTTCAGACGACTCCCATCCTTCGCTCACGCTGGCCCCTCCGCACAGGAAGAGCCTGTCGGTGAGTGAGAGGATGGAGAGGGGACCGGGTCTGGGGGCAGACAGGGGACCTGGGCCCGGGGGGCGGGGTCTGGCGGGAACCAGAAACCCCTTCCTCAGGAGCAAGTCCGGGGCACGGCCTGACGCGGCCAAGACTGACAGCCTCTCCATGAGGAAGCTGGCCGCTCCATCAGCGTTCCGCAGCTTCGATAGACAGAACTACACGTGA
- the trpm3 gene encoding transient receptor potential cation channel subfamily M member 3 isoform X19 translates to MNQLDAPRPINWTIRKLCHAAFLPSVRLLKAQKSWIERAFSKRECVHIIVSAKDPHRCCCGRLIGQHVGLPPGISSSHNDKAERPTKNDALSEKWSISKHTQLSPTDAFGTIEFQGGGHSNKAMYVRVSYDTKPDLLLHLMTKEWQLELPKLLISVHGGLQNFELQPKLKQVFGKGLIKAAMTTGAWIFTGGVNTGVIRHVGDALKDHASKSRGKICTIGIAPWGIVENQEDLVGKDVVRPYQTMSNPMSKLTVLNSLHSHFILADNGTTGKYGAEVRLRRQLEKHISLQKINTRIGQGVPVVALIVEGGPNVISIVLEYLRDTPPVPVVVCDGSGRASDILAFGHKYSEEGGIINESLRDQLLVTIQKTFSYSRTQAQHLFIILMECMKKKELITVFRMGSEGHQDIDLAILTALLKGANASAPDQLSLALAWNRVDIARSQIFIYGQQWPVGSLEQAMLDALVLDRVDFVKLLIENGVSMHRFLTLSRLEELYNTRHGPSNTLYHLVRDVKKGNLPPDYRISLIDIGLVIEYLMGGAYRCNYTRKRFRTLYHNLFGPKRPKALKLLGMEDDMPIRRGRQKTTRKREEEVDIDLDDPEINHFPFPFHELMVWAVLMKRQKMALFFWQHGEEAMAKALVACKLCKAMAHEASENDMVDDISQELNHNSREFGQLAVELLDQSYKQDEQMAMKLLTYELKNWSNATCLQLAVAAKHRDFIAHTCSQMLLTDMWMGRLRMRKNSGLKVILGLLLPPSILSLEFKNKDEMSYMPQDQEAYLQEKEEEEPEKPVKEKEEEDMEFTAMLGKVATETSRKKDVEEVQKRHRLIPMGRKIYEFYNAPIVKFWFHTMAYVGYLMLFNYIVLVKMDLEPSAQEWIVIAYVFTNGIEKMREILMSEPGKLLQKVKVWLQEYWNITDLMAILIFSVGMVLRLQEPPLMNYGRVIYCVNIIYWYIRLLDIFGVNKYLGPYVMMIGKMMIDMMYFVIIMLVVLMSFGVARQAILNPNEDPSWMLARNIFFMPYWMIYGEVFADQIDPPCGQNITSEDGVVVALPPCKTGAWIVPAIMACYLLVANILLVNLLIAVFNNTFFEVKSISNQVWKFQRYQLIMTFHERPVLPPPLIIFSHITMVLKHLCCRWRKHDDDERDYGLKLFITEDELKKVHDFEEQCIEEYFREKDDRFHSSNDERIRGTSERVENMAMRLEEVNEREHFMKASLQTVDVRLAQMEELIGRIAVALERVTGVERGEVNKVRSRTSSDCTDSAYILRQGECADAAYILRQSSFNSTEGNTYRLQEALECTAEGSMSPPSPTGGAPRTRSHSFYVGGGRSGERVSAAERADSFFKERSLSLHRANSSQSVSSSAATKESKPLPLATLSVSQQHRPSSCIDIYVSTSEEAAPAEVFLESLRVVPPLQREASLQSDIAEAVLPGGRDLSSATTSGLGDRHSEGGAASSGTAGAVFDDSAAADLSLCSAHLLPDIGLPAWDADPSPPPSAGPLERSKSSRLLSAVGTSFLEEPTLVKSHSLMFTARSCYGGLGAGVQVKAAEYTSITDCIDTRCVSSPYTPIDRSHSPGGSTSFPFDKPSDMSSAHPEREAELSHTESDPEDLEELVPASDAPHPGTLGRPGGAPLCPPFSRLERANSCSSDDSHPSLTLAPPHRKSLSVSERMERGPGLGADRGPGPGGRGLAGTRNPFLRSKSGARPDAAKTDSLSMRKLAAPSAFRSFDRQNYT, encoded by the exons GCGCAGAAATCATGGATAGAGAGAGCGTTCAGCAAGAGAGAATGCGTTCATATCATTGTGAGCGCCAAAGACCCCCATAG GTGCTGCTGCGGTCGCCTGATAGGACAGCATGTGGGCCTTCCCCCCGGCATCTCATCCAGTCACAATGATAAAGCGGAACGGCCGACCAAGAATGACGCTCTGTCTGAGAAGTGGTCCATCAGCAAACACACTCAACTCAGCCCGACGGATGCGTTCGGCACCATTGAGTTCCAGGGAGGAGGACATTCCAACAAAGCCATG TACGTGCGAGTGTCTTACGACACCAAGCCGGACCTGCTGCTGCATCTGATGACCAAGGAGTGGCAGCTGGAGCTGCCCAAGCTTCTCATCTCAGTCCACGGGGGGCTGCAGAACTTTGAACTGCAGCCTAAACTCAAGCAGGTTTTTGGCAAAGGGCTCATCAAGGCTGCCATGACCACCGGAGCCTGGATCTTCACCGGAGGGGTCAatacag GGGTCATTCGCCATGTGGGTGATGCGCTAAAAGACCACGCCTCCAAGTCCAGAGGAAAAATCTGCACCATCGGTATTGCTCCCTGGGGCATCGTGGAAAATCAGGAGGATCTCGTCGGTAAAGAC GTGGTGCGTCCGTATCAGACCATGTCCAACCCGATGAGCAAGCTGACGGTTCTCAACAGCCTCCACTCGCACTTCATCCTGGCCGACAACGGCACCACGGGGAAGTACGGCGCCGAGGTCAGGCTGCGGCGACAGTTGGAGAAACACATCTCCTTGCAGAAGATCAACACGC GTATTGGCCAGGGCGTACCAGTGGTGGCTCTCATTGTGGAAGGAGGCCCTAATGTGATCTCCATCGTGTTGGAGTACCTCAGGGACACCCCGCCGGTCCCTGTAGTCGTGTGTGACGGCAGCGGAAGAGCCTCCGACATCTTGGCATTTGGTCACAAATACTCCGAGGAGGGAGG CATAATTAACGAGTCTCTGAGAGACCAGTTGCTGGTGACCATCCAGAAAACCTTCAGCTACAGCCGCACACAGGCCCAACATCTGTTCATCATCCTCATGGAGTGCATGAAAAAGAAGGAGCTG ATTACAGTCTTTCGAATGGGCTCCGAAGGTCATCAAGATATTGACCTTGCCATCCTCACCGCACTTCTAAAAG gcgCCAACGCTTCAGCTCCTGACCAGTTGAGTTTGGCTCTGGCGTGGAACAGAGTCGACATTGCCCGGAGTCAGATCTTCATCTATGGACAACAGTGGCCT GTTGGTTCCTTGGAGCAAGCCATGTTGGATGCCTTAGTTCTGGACCGGGTGGACTTTGTCAAGCTGCTGATTGAAAACGGAGTCAGTATGCATCGTTTCCTCACGTTATCCAGGCTAGAGGAGCTCTACAACACG AGGCACGGCCCGTCCAACACGCTTTACCACCTCGTCAGGGATGTCAAAAAG GGAAACCTGCCCCCAGACTACCGCATCAGCCTCATCGACATCGGACTGGTCATTGAGTACCTCATGGGCGGAGCTTATCGTTGTAACTACACCAGGAAGAGATTCAGGACTCTGTACCACAACCTTTTTGGACCCAAAAGG CCCAAAGCCTTGAAACTGCTGGGGATGGAG GATGACATGCCGATCCGTAGGGGCCGCCAGAAAACCACGCGCAAacgagaggaggaggtggacatCGATTTGGACGACCCCGAAATCAACCACTTCCCTTTCCCCTTCCACGAGCTGATGGTGTGGGCCGTGCTGATGAAGCGGCAGAAGATGGCGCTCTTCTTTTGGCAACACGGCGAAGAGGCCATGGCCAAAGCCTTGGTGGCGTGCAAACTGTGTAAGGCCATGGCGCACGAGGCTTCCGAGAACGACATGGTGGACGACATCTCGCAGGAGCTCAACCACAACTCCAG AGAGTTTGGCCAGCTGGCTGTGGAACTTCTGGACCAGTCCTATAAACAGGACGAGCAGATGGCCATGAAACTCCTGACGTATGAGCTGAAGAACTGGAGCAACGCCACCTGCctgcagctggcggtagcggccAAGCATCGCGATTTCATCGCCCACACTTGCAGTCAGATGTTGCTGACCGACATGTGGATGGGACGTCTGCGCATGCGGAAAAACTCGGGACTCAAG GTCATCTTGGGTCTGCTCCTGCCGCCGTCTATCCTGAGCCTGGAGTTCAAGAACAAAGACGAGATGTCGTACATGCCCCAGGACCAGGAGGCCTACTTACAGgaaaaggaggaagaagagccCGAGAAGCCCGTCaaggagaaggaggaagaagacATGGAGTTCACA gcGATGTTGGGGAAGGTAGCCACGGAGACGTCCAGAAAGAAGGACGTCGAGGAGGTTCAGAAACGTCACCGCCTCATCCCCATGGGACGCAAGATCTACGAGTTTTATAACGCTCCCATCGTCAAGTTCTGGTTCCATACG ATGGCCTACGTTGGCTACCTAATGCTATTCAACTACATTGTCCTGGTAAAGATGGATCTAGAGCCTTCGGCGCAAGAGTGGATCGTCATCGCTTACGTCTTCACTAACGGCATTGAGAAGATGAGAGAG ATCCTTATGTCAGAGCCAGGGAAGTTGTTACAAAAGGTCAAGGTGTGGCTTCAGGAGTATTGGAACATCACAGACCTCATGGCCATCCTGATATTTTCTGTCGGCATGGTTCTGCGTCTCCAGGAGCCCCCGCTCATGAACTATGGACGGGTCATCTATTGCGTCAACATCATCTACTGGTACATCCGGCTGCTCGACATCTTTGGTGTCAACAAGTACCTGGGTCCCTATGTGATGATGATTGGCAAGATG ATGATCGACATGATGTACTTTGTGATCATCATGTTGGTGGTGCTTATGAGCTTTGGGGTGGCACGGCAGGCCATCCTCAACCCCAATGAAGACCCCTCTTGGATGTTGGCACGCAACATCTTCTTTATGCCGTACTGGATGATCTATGGCGAGGTGTTTGCTGACCAGATTGACC CTCCCTGTGGGCAGAACATCACCAGCGAGGACGGAGTGGTGGTCGCTCTGCCTCCGTGTAAGACGGGCGCCTGGATTGTCCCGGCCATCATGGCCTGCTACCTGCTGGTGGCCAACATACTGCTGGTCAATCTCCTCATCGCTGTGTTCAA CAACACCTTCTTCGAGGTGAAGTCCATCTCCAACCAAGTTTGGAAGTTCCAGCGCTACCAGCTCATCATGACCTTCCACGAGCGTCCGGTCCTTCCTCCGCCGCTCATCATCTTCAGTCACATTACTATGGTTCTCAAGCACCTGTGTTGTCGCTGGCGCAAGCACGATGACGACGAGAGGGACTATGGACTGA AGCTTTTCATCACAGAGGACGAGCTGAAGAAGGTCCACGACTTTGAGGAGCAGTGCATCGAAGAATACTTCAGAGAGAAGGATGACCGATTCCACTCGTCCAATGACGAAAGGATCAGAGGCACCTCGGAAAG GGTGGAGAACATGGCCATGCGTCTCGAGGAAGTGAACGAGAGGGAGCACTTTATGAAGGCCTCGCTGCAGACCGTCGACGTCCGCCTAGCGCAAATGGAGGAACTGATCGGGCGAATCGCCGTGGCCTTGGAGCGCGTGACGGGCGTGGAACGCGGGGAAGTCAACAAAGTTCGATCAAGGACCTCGTCTGACTGCACCGACTCGGCGTACATCCTCCGCCAAGGGGAGTGCGCGGACGCCGCCTACATTCTTCGCCAAAGCAGCTTCAACAGTACCGAGGGGAACACGTACCGCCTGCAGGAGGCGCTGGAGTGCACCGCCGAGGGCTCCATGTCGCCTCCTTCTCCGACCGGCGGGGCGCCACGAACGAGAAGCCATTCGTTCTACGTGGGAGGCGGTCGCAGCGGCGAACGCGTCAGCGCCGCCGAACGAGCCGACAGCTTCTTCAAAGAGCGCTCGCTCAGTCTCCATCGAGCCAATAGCTCGCAGTCTGTGTCGTCGTCCGCCGCCACCAAAGAGTCTAAGCCCCTCCCCCTGGCGACGCTGTCAGTCTCCCAGCAGCACCGTCCGTCATCGTGCATCGATATCTACGTCTCGACTTCCGAGGAGGCGGCACCCGCCGAGGTTTTTCTGGAATCTCTGCGTGTGGTCCCGCCCCTCCAGAGAGAGGCGTCGCTGCAGTCCGACATCGCGGAGGCGGTGCTGCCGGGAGGCCGGGACTTGAGCAGCGCCACCACCAGCGGCTTGGGCGACAGGCACTCGGAAGGCGGCGCGGCCAGCAGCGGGACGGCCGGCGCCGTTTTTGACGACAGCGCGGCGGCCGATCTGTCCTTGTGCTCGGCCCACCTGTTACCGGACATCGGGCTCCCTGCTTGGGACGCGGACCCGTCGCCGCCCCCCTCGGCCGGGCCCCTGGAGCGCTCCAAGAGCAGCCGGCTCCTCTCGGCGGTGGGCACGTCCTTCCTGGAAGAGCCTACTTTGGTCAAGTCCCACAGCCTGATGTTCACGGCGAGGAGCTGCTACGGCGGACTGGGTGCGGGCGTCCAGGTCAAAGCTGCAGAGTACACCAGCATCACCGACTGCATCGACACCCGCTGCGTCTCCTCGCCGTACACCCCCATCGACCGCTCGCATTCCCCCGGGGGCTCCACGTCTTTCCCTTTTGATAAGCCCTCGGACATGAGCTCCGCTCACCCAGAGAGAGAGGCCGAGCTCAGTCACACGGAGTCTGATCCGGAGGACCTCGAGGAGCTCGTTCCGGCCTCGGACGCCCCTCATCCGGGGACCCTGGGCAGACCCGGCGGGGCCCCTCTCTGCCCACCCTTCTCCAGGCTGGAGCGAGCGAACAGCTGCTCTTCAGACGACTCCCATCCTTCGCTCACGCTGGCCCCTCCGCACAGGAAGAGCCTGTCGGTGAGTGAGAGGATGGAGAGGGGACCGGGTCTGGGGGCAGACAGGGGACCTGGGCCCGGGGGGCGGGGTCTGGCGGGAACCAGAAACCCCTTCCTCAGGAGCAAGTCCGGGGCACGGCCTGACGCGGCCAAGACTGACAGCCTCTCCATGAGGAAGCTGGCCGCTCCATCAGCGTTCCGCAGCTTCGATAGACAGAACTACACGTGA